TCTCCCGCAAGCCGGACGCGTCCGGTCGCTATTGTATATCATTTCGGGATGCCCATGGCAAGATGTGCCGCGTTCGCTTCCAGCGGACCCGCGACGAATCTGAGCGGGAGTACCGTCGCTGGATCCGGACCAACTACGGGAGGGACCGCGAGGATGACGACGGAACCACCCCCGAGCCCGAGCCCGGCCCGGAGATCGGGAACACCCTGAAAGCCATCATCGCCGCCTACATTGCAGCCGAGCACGAGCGGGTACGGCCTGACGAAGCGGAACGGAACCAGGGCACGATCGGGATCGCAGAGTACTGGGACATCCGCCACCAGGCCCTCAAGATCGGCCTGTGGGCCAAGGAGCATTTTGGCGACCGCTTCGAAACCGTCGCCTTCGGCGACCTCATGGATATCAGCGACTGCGACGCCATGATGCTCCACTTCATTCAGCATCTTCACTACGCCAAGACGAGAGTCAACAAGACTCGCCGGCGGTTCTGGGACATTGTCCGCTTTGCGAAAGGACGCCCGTTCCGCCAGCAACTCACCTTCCTGTCCATGACCTGGACCCGCAACACCCGGTGGAACGACTGGGCGGCCCTCTCCGAGGGATGCTATCTGCTGCGGACGAACTTGACCGACACCGACCCGGCCACGCTGTGGAAACGATATACCCAGCTCACCGAGGCGGAGTGGGCCTTCAGAATCCACAAGGATGAATTGGAAATTCGACCGGTCTTTCATCAGAAGCCCGATCGCGTCCTTGCTCACATTCTGATCTGCTTCCTGGCCTACGTGTTGTGGAAGGCTCTGGCTCAGTGGATGCGAGGTGCGGGGCTGGGCGATGCCCCTCGGACACTGATGGAGGAGTTCGCCAAAATCAAGAGCGGCGACGTGGTCCTGCCAACGGTGACCGGTGATGGTCGACCGGGCAAAACGGTGTACGTCCGGTGCGTGACCACGCCCGACCGCGCCCAACGCGTCCTGCTGAACCGCCTGGGGCTCACACTGCCCCAGCGGTTGCGATACCTGGAAGAGGTTACGCAAATGTAGTCACGACTGTGGAGCAAAACCGGCCCTGGCGCTATCCCCAGGGCCGATTGCCTCCTACAAATCCGGAACTTGGGTTACCCTTGCCGGCCAACCTGTTCCCGAGCTTCCAGGAGGGCAAGCGGATCGTCAACAGCGACGGCCACGTCGAGGTGGCCAAGGCGTACTACTCGGTTCCGCCGGAGTACCTGGGCCGAACCGTGTGGGTCCGATGGGAGAGCCGGGTGGTTCGCATCTTCGACGAGCGGATGAATCTGATCACCGAGCACGCTCACACCCATGAGGGCCAGTTCGATACCAATCCGCTGCACGTCTCCAGCCGCAAGATCTCCAGCATCGAGCATGGGGCTGCCTGGATGCTGAACAAGGTGAGTCAGATCGGACCGCAGGCCACTCGCTGGGCGGAGGCGATGTTGAAGAGCCGGGGCATTGAGGGCGTGCGGGTTCTTCAGGGGCTGATGAGCCTGACCTGCAAGCACGCCTGGGGCGGCATCGAGAAGGCATGCGAGATCGCCCACGGCCATGGTGCTTACCGCCTGCGCGACGTGCGGAATCTGATTGATCGGCAGGCATCCGCCCAAACCCAGTTCGAGTTCGCCCAGGAGCATCCGATCATCCGGAGCCTGGCGGAGTACGGAGAGTTGGTTCACTCGACATTCCAGAAGGAGAACCCATGAACGAAACGCTACGAACGGCCTTGAAGAAGCTACGGCTGTCCGGCATGGCCCAGTCGCTGGACGTACGCTTGCAGGAAGCCGCCGGACACGGCCTGAATCACCTGGAGTTCCTGGAATTGATCCTCCAGGACGAACTCATGGTCCGCTCCGACCGGCACATGAACCGCCGGTTGCGGGCGGCCTTGTTCCGCGAGCCCAAGACCCTGGAGGACTTTGACTTCTCGTTCAACCCGTCGATCAAGAAGAAGCAGGTCTACGACCTGGCGACCTGCCGGTTCATCCGGGAAGCCCGCCCGATTCTATGGCTGGGACCACCGGGAACGGGAAAAAGTCATCTCTGCCAGGCCATCGGCTACCAGGCGATCAAGGCCGGCCACACCGTTCTGTACCGCTCGATCTTCGACGTGGTCCGGGACTTCCTGCACGACGAGGCCCTCAGCGGCGAGGAGAAAGTCCTGGCCCGGTACCTGAAGCCCGACC
This is a stretch of genomic DNA from Phycisphaerae bacterium. It encodes these proteins:
- the istB gene encoding IS21-like element helper ATPase IstB produces the protein MNETLRTALKKLRLSGMAQSLDVRLQEAAGHGLNHLEFLELILQDELMVRSDRHMNRRLRAALFREPKTLEDFDFSFNPSIKKKQVYDLATCRFIREARPILWLGPPGTGKSHLCQAIGYQAIKAGHTVLYRSIFDVVRDFLHDEALSGEEKVLARYLKPDLLIIDDFGMKQLPKRSGEYLFEIIMRRYEVRSTMMTSNRPLEDWGKLIGDVPAATAILDRFLHHAEVVTITGRSYRLKDRAGKTETATTRKAQTGSDD